One genomic segment of Desulfomicrobium sp. ZS1 includes these proteins:
- a CDS encoding (Fe-S)-binding protein produces the protein MLNGKIIELGRGKSSFLETVRDILPEGGNLNMCLTCGACSSGCPASGLEDMDPRKFLRMAALGMDEEILSTPWVWMCTMCQRCIYVCPMKIDIPRLVYEVRAAWPRETRPKGIMGSCDMALKNESGSAMGTSPDDFAFVVDDILTECREAQPEFADMEAPIDKEGAEFFLNQNSREPVTEPDELLPLWKILHLVGADWTYGSKGWAGENYCMFLADNQSWERLTKQSADKASELGCKVFLNTEUGHVTYSVRAGLEKFGIEHRFEVKNIYEYYAKWIREGKLKVNSDWNKDLKIKFTVQDPCQIVRKSYGDAIAEDLRFVVKSLVGEENFIDMVPNRSNNYCCGGGGGFLQSGFKDQRLAYGQTKDEQIKATKADYCIAACHNCHAQIHELSEHYEGHYGVVHLWTLICLSLGILGPNERTYLGDDLKEVNVFHPEIAV, from the coding sequence ATGTTGAACGGAAAGATAATCGAGCTTGGCCGCGGAAAAAGTTCCTTTCTGGAAACAGTCAGGGACATTCTGCCCGAGGGGGGGAACCTGAACATGTGTCTGACCTGCGGGGCATGTTCCTCCGGTTGCCCGGCTTCCGGCCTGGAAGACATGGACCCCCGCAAGTTTTTGCGCATGGCGGCGTTGGGCATGGACGAGGAAATCCTGTCCACGCCGTGGGTGTGGATGTGCACCATGTGTCAGCGTTGCATCTATGTCTGTCCCATGAAGATAGACATTCCCCGTCTGGTCTACGAGGTTCGGGCGGCCTGGCCCAGGGAGACCCGCCCCAAGGGCATCATGGGTTCCTGCGATATGGCCCTCAAGAATGAGAGCGGCAGCGCCATGGGCACCTCTCCGGATGATTTCGCCTTCGTGGTCGATGACATCCTGACGGAATGCCGGGAGGCGCAGCCCGAATTCGCGGACATGGAAGCACCCATCGACAAGGAGGGCGCGGAATTCTTTTTGAACCAGAATTCGCGCGAGCCCGTGACCGAACCCGACGAGCTCCTGCCCCTGTGGAAGATCCTGCATCTGGTCGGAGCGGACTGGACGTATGGTTCAAAGGGCTGGGCCGGGGAGAACTACTGCATGTTTCTGGCGGACAACCAGAGCTGGGAACGCCTGACCAAGCAATCGGCGGACAAGGCCAGCGAGCTGGGGTGCAAGGTCTTTCTCAACACGGAGTGAGGCCACGTCACGTACTCAGTCCGGGCCGGACTGGAAAAATTCGGTATAGAGCATCGTTTCGAAGTCAAAAACATTTACGAATATTATGCAAAATGGATCAGGGAGGGCAAACTCAAAGTCAACTCCGACTGGAACAAGGATTTGAAGATAAAGTTCACCGTACAGGACCCGTGTCAGATCGTGCGAAAAAGCTACGGAGACGCCATCGCCGAAGACCTGCGTTTTGTCGTGAAATCGCTTGTCGGCGAGGAGAACTTCATCGACATGGTTCCGAACCGTTCCAATAATTATTGCTGCGGCGGAGGCGGAGGGTTCCTGCAATCGGGCTTCAAGGATCAGCGCCTGGCCTACGGACAGACCAAGGACGAACAGATAAAGGCGACCAAAGCCGATTACTGCATCGCCGCCTGTCATAATTGCCACGCCCAGATTCATGAACTGAGCGAACACTATGAAGGGCATTACGGCGTGGTTCACCTGTGGACGCTCATCTGCCTCTCGCTTGGCATCCTGGGGCCTAACGAACGGACGTATCTGGGTGACGATTTGAAAGAGGTCAATGTTTTTCACCCCGAGATCGCGGTTTAG
- a CDS encoding DMT family transporter produces MNSRTARANLFLLLTALIWGAAFVAQRMGMDHMGPLTFNGIRFALGALALLPLIANMDKKRTTAAPPLATLIRGGVLMGGALFLGAWLQQFGLCYTTAGKAGFITGLYVVFVPLIGIFLGHRYGLGTWAGAVLAIAGMYMLSVTESMTMDKGDALVLLSAFFWGVHVLLIGKLTSGLSAVDAIKLAAVQFAFCSLISLAGAAAFEEISLSGLWAGIIPLLYGGLMSVGVAYTLQVVAQRDARPAPAAIILSLEAVFAAVAGWMLLGEILTTQALVGCALMLGGMIWSQARP; encoded by the coding sequence ATGAATTCCCGAACCGCTCGCGCCAACCTGTTCCTCCTGCTGACCGCCCTGATCTGGGGCGCGGCCTTCGTGGCGCAGCGCATGGGCATGGACCATATGGGCCCCCTGACCTTCAACGGCATCCGCTTCGCACTGGGAGCCCTGGCCCTTTTGCCCCTCATCGCAAACATGGACAAAAAACGCACCACCGCCGCTCCGCCGCTGGCCACCCTGATCCGGGGCGGCGTGCTCATGGGCGGAGCCCTGTTTCTGGGCGCCTGGCTGCAGCAATTCGGGCTGTGCTACACCACGGCGGGCAAGGCTGGTTTTATCACCGGACTGTACGTGGTCTTCGTGCCGCTGATCGGCATCTTTCTCGGGCATCGCTACGGCCTGGGCACCTGGGCCGGAGCAGTGCTGGCCATCGCGGGCATGTACATGCTGAGCGTGACCGAGAGCATGACCATGGACAAGGGGGACGCGCTGGTCCTCTTGTCAGCATTTTTCTGGGGCGTGCATGTGCTCCTCATCGGCAAGCTGACCAGCGGCCTCTCGGCCGTGGACGCCATCAAACTGGCCGCCGTGCAATTCGCCTTCTGCAGCCTGATCAGCCTGGCCGGAGCCGCCGCCTTTGAAGAAATCAGCCTGAGCGGTCTTTGGGCCGGCATCATCCCCCTGCTTTACGGCGGTCTGATGAGCGTGGGCGTGGCCTACACCCTGCAGGTCGTGGCCCAACGCGACGCCCGCCCGGCCCCGGCAGCCATCATCTTAAGCCTTGAAGCCGTTTTTGCCGCCGTGGCGGGCTGGATGCTGCTGGGCGAAATCCTCACCACCCAGGCCCTTGTCGGCTGCGCGCTCATGCTCGGCGGCATGATCTGGTCCCAGGCCAGACCCTGA
- a CDS encoding YdbL family protein, producing the protein MRKIKHLIPILLTLSFVMFCVQSGFAQGIKDRMLSRLPVINELKAQGLVGENNQGFLEFRSGKKPSADLINAENSDRQEVYKAIAVRQNATPALVGQTRAAQIAEKEAPGTWIQSPDGAWKKK; encoded by the coding sequence ATGCGCAAAATAAAACACCTCATACCGATTCTGCTGACCCTTTCTTTTGTCATGTTCTGCGTGCAGTCCGGCTTCGCCCAGGGCATCAAGGACAGGATGCTGTCCCGCCTGCCCGTTATCAATGAACTCAAAGCCCAGGGCCTCGTCGGCGAAAACAACCAGGGCTTTCTGGAATTCCGCTCCGGAAAGAAGCCGAGCGCCGATCTGATCAACGCCGAAAACAGTGATCGCCAGGAAGTCTACAAGGCCATCGCCGTCCGCCAGAACGCCACCCCCGCCTTGGTAGGACAGACCCGGGCCGCCCAGATTGCGGAAAAAGAAGCTCCGGGAACATGGATCCAGAGCCCCGATGGGGCATGGAAAAAGAAATGA
- a CDS encoding YdbH domain-containing protein, translating to MPTANGPAPDKPAPKVDNQPAKRAPARLLRGLLFFLMLFCLVLAGLWIALPRIAQELLVPVLARSLQAPELRVDIRRADFRGLDLGDISLSREHGLTAGAVLVDWSLSGLLHGRIDRISVLGLEVRVRRNGGKWEIPGLPRLEKSSGASAGPTFMPTFGQMYVDGRIRLEGQDSGHSLPFSVNGSLDDDTAILLDAKTALAGQAVTLAIQGNLQQNDFQLTCVVPPASIAALASMVPALKGLPLAGTLRGVVEASLLPDQKPALEATLGLDSFQSVLGGTSLAQDGNATLSLAWQNEPQLSLSALSLGAPLPLTLVVKDITANLEDMSFGWSWSLTTPALPGIAFSSAPRLDGNCELQATDQGWRMHAAAELGALAARLNHVPDLDLALDATTLSLEASTNTAGTVVDGALTLGRLRLTREASDATLSNLSLTVNATVATDLNGTINLSGARLEARQPGMALATTRLDGQCTFAMAEQLFVNGIVNVGARANSGDTAALMTLRLPLAWPAPATSSGSLNLDLKWKGKGLAKISCNIAQDLHGASLDGTLSALPVAVRATLKGHIDAKDISGSWAEMKAAQTISLPGKLASLLPAVGELSGNARLDATARLDMSREIPMLPADLKLTGLSLAHAKSEITLTKGAVELAFSNLLSMRSDPDGRMNFDRLQLGTIILEQGDIHFQIEALHSILVERCRFDWAGGRIGSQAFRINPNVEDYTVELYCDRVEMTQALEQFGMTQAQGGGTANGRIPVHYADGNLSFDNGFLYSTPGEKGILKIKGTEILTAGIPPDTPQYGQLDLAAEALKDFSYDWARIRLNTKDRELVVSLELDGKPEKPLPFTYNRDIGGFARVSASSPGSIFQGIRLDVNFRLPLDQLLQYRQLLELMKNGG from the coding sequence ATGCCCACTGCGAACGGCCCCGCGCCGGACAAACCGGCCCCAAAAGTCGACAATCAGCCCGCCAAGCGAGCCCCGGCCCGTCTCCTGCGCGGGTTGCTGTTTTTCCTGATGCTGTTCTGCCTTGTCCTCGCCGGTCTGTGGATCGCGCTGCCCCGCATCGCCCAGGAGCTCCTCGTGCCCGTGCTGGCCAGGAGCCTGCAGGCTCCTGAACTGCGCGTCGACATCCGCCGGGCGGATTTCAGGGGGCTTGATCTGGGCGACATTTCCCTGTCGCGCGAGCATGGCCTGACTGCCGGGGCAGTGCTCGTCGACTGGAGCCTGTCCGGTCTGCTGCACGGGCGGATTGACCGGATCAGCGTTTTAGGTCTTGAGGTCCGAGTCCGAAGAAATGGCGGAAAATGGGAGATTCCCGGTCTTCCCCGGTTGGAGAAATCATCGGGCGCGAGCGCCGGGCCCACATTCATGCCCACATTTGGCCAGATGTACGTGGACGGCCGGATCAGGCTGGAGGGCCAGGACTCTGGGCACTCGCTGCCATTCAGCGTGAATGGCAGCCTGGATGACGATACTGCCATCCTGCTCGATGCCAAAACCGCGCTGGCCGGCCAGGCAGTGACCCTGGCAATCCAGGGGAATCTGCAACAAAACGACTTCCAGTTGACCTGCGTCGTACCGCCGGCGTCCATCGCGGCCCTGGCCAGCATGGTTCCGGCCCTTAAAGGACTGCCTCTCGCCGGAACCCTGCGGGGTGTGGTCGAAGCGTCCCTGCTCCCGGACCAGAAGCCCGCTCTTGAAGCGACACTTGGCCTTGACTCCTTCCAGTCCGTGCTCGGCGGCACGTCCCTGGCACAGGATGGCAACGCCACGCTCAGCCTGGCCTGGCAAAACGAGCCGCAGCTTTCCCTCTCGGCCCTGAGCCTGGGCGCCCCCCTGCCGCTGACCCTGGTCGTTAAGGACATCACGGCAAACCTTGAGGACATGTCCTTTGGCTGGTCCTGGAGCCTCACCACACCGGCCCTGCCGGGCATCGCCTTTTCCTCTGCGCCACGCCTGGACGGGAACTGCGAGCTGCAGGCCACGGATCAGGGTTGGCGCATGCACGCCGCAGCAGAACTCGGAGCTCTTGCAGCCCGGCTGAACCACGTCCCGGATCTGGACCTGGCCCTGGACGCGACCACCCTGAGCCTTGAAGCCTCCACGAATACAGCCGGCACCGTCGTGGACGGAGCCTTGACCCTTGGCAGATTGCGCCTGACCCGGGAAGCCTCCGACGCGACCCTCTCAAACCTGAGCCTGACCGTGAACGCGACAGTAGCGACGGACCTAAACGGGACAATAAACCTCTCCGGGGCGCGTCTGGAGGCCAGGCAACCCGGCATGGCCCTGGCCACGACCAGACTGGACGGGCAATGCACCTTTGCCATGGCCGAGCAGCTTTTCGTGAACGGCATCGTCAATGTCGGCGCACGCGCCAACAGCGGGGACACCGCCGCGCTCATGACCCTGCGCCTGCCTCTGGCCTGGCCCGCCCCGGCGACATCGTCCGGCAGCCTGAACCTCGATCTGAAATGGAAAGGCAAGGGCCTGGCAAAAATTTCATGCAACATCGCGCAAGATTTGCACGGCGCAAGCCTTGACGGCACGCTCTCTGCTTTGCCCGTGGCGGTCCGGGCCACGCTGAAAGGACACATCGACGCCAAAGACATTTCCGGCTCATGGGCCGAAATGAAGGCCGCCCAGACCATCTCCCTGCCCGGCAAGCTGGCCAGTCTCCTCCCGGCCGTGGGCGAACTGTCAGGCAATGCCCGCCTGGACGCGACAGCGCGTCTGGACATGAGCCGGGAAATACCCATGCTCCCCGCGGACTTGAAGCTCACCGGACTGTCTCTGGCGCACGCGAAAAGCGAAATCACCTTGACCAAGGGTGCTGTCGAACTGGCCTTTTCCAACCTGCTGAGCATGCGCTCCGACCCGGACGGGCGCATGAACTTCGACCGCCTGCAGCTGGGCACCATCATCCTTGAACAGGGCGACATCCATTTCCAGATCGAGGCCCTGCACAGCATTCTGGTCGAGAGGTGCCGCTTTGACTGGGCGGGAGGCCGCATCGGCAGCCAGGCTTTTCGGATCAACCCGAACGTGGAGGACTACACCGTCGAACTCTATTGCGACCGGGTCGAAATGACGCAGGCCCTGGAGCAGTTCGGCATGACCCAGGCCCAGGGCGGAGGCACCGCCAACGGCCGCATCCCGGTGCATTACGCAGACGGAAACCTGTCCTTCGACAACGGCTTTCTGTATTCCACTCCGGGCGAAAAAGGCATACTTAAAATAAAGGGCACGGAGATTCTGACGGCGGGCATTCCCCCGGACACGCCGCAATACGGGCAGTTGGATCTGGCCGCGGAAGCATTGAAGGACTTTTCCTATGATTGGGCCAGAATCCGCTTGAACACCAAGGACAGGGAACTTGTCGTATCCCTGGAGCTTGACGGCAAACCCGAGAAGCCGCTGCCTTTCACGTACAATCGAGACATCGGAGGCTTCGCCCGGGTCAGTGCCTCCTCGCCGGGGTCCATCTTCCAGGGTATCCGCCTGGACGTGAATTTCCGTCTGCCACTGGATCAACTTTTGCAGTACAGACAGCTCCTGGAACTGATGAAAAACGGAGGTTAA
- a CDS encoding UPF0280 family protein, translating into MQRESVDMTRSAHLSPFRTYRASRHFDLVSFQLVIEETDLWVAAQEDLGAPMADHVRLLRGQIKTYAAVHPEFLTSLEPLEASPGAPEIIRRMCRAGTMTGVGPMAAVAGTLSQLLAEHFHERSPDLMIENGGDTYLYSTRDRHIGILNMPDQAVRLCVPVAAGDFPCSFCASSATIGHSLSFGKADLVVVRSKDAALADAAATALANALTGAQAMDAVLAQAQKWETLGLDGVFTQCEGKIGVWGKMQLAVI; encoded by the coding sequence ATGCAGCGAGAATCCGTCGACATGACCCGATCCGCCCACCTGTCCCCGTTCCGCACATACCGCGCATCACGGCATTTCGATCTCGTCTCCTTCCAGCTTGTCATCGAGGAAACAGACCTGTGGGTCGCGGCGCAGGAGGACCTTGGCGCCCCCATGGCCGACCATGTCCGGCTTTTACGCGGACAGATCAAGACCTACGCGGCAGTGCACCCCGAATTTTTGACCTCGCTCGAGCCTCTTGAAGCCAGCCCAGGCGCCCCGGAAATCATTCGCCGCATGTGCCGGGCCGGAACCATGACCGGCGTCGGACCCATGGCCGCCGTGGCCGGCACCCTGTCCCAGCTGCTGGCCGAACACTTCCATGAACGCTCGCCGGATCTTATGATCGAAAACGGTGGAGACACCTACCTTTACTCCACCCGGGACAGACACATCGGCATCCTGAACATGCCGGACCAGGCCGTACGCCTTTGCGTGCCGGTGGCAGCCGGGGACTTTCCCTGCTCATTCTGCGCATCCTCGGCCACGATCGGGCACTCGCTCAGTTTTGGGAAGGCGGACCTGGTCGTGGTCAGGTCAAAAGACGCGGCCCTGGCCGACGCAGCGGCCACGGCCCTGGCCAACGCCCTGACCGGAGCCCAGGCCATGGATGCTGTTCTGGCCCAGGCGCAAAAATGGGAGACCCTTGGCCTCGACGGCGTTTTCACGCAGTGCGAAGGCAAGATCGGCGTATGGGGAAAAATGCAACTGGCCGTGATCTAA
- a CDS encoding EAL domain-containing protein — protein sequence MSMHRLLQRQLKRARLTLRESPADLGSFMNLVDDAYRQFDEEKEVLERALEISSAELVRRNEVMRAVFMALPDVFLWITRDGLVKDCRGGLQALFGVEPLSLLKKNLREIPDIADPQAFSLAMRMLTETSFFQAEYAIHSTGRTRHYEARFANLEDNLILVLIRDISDRAMAEEALLGVQQRLDHIIEFLPDATLVVDNEHRVIAWNRAIEGMTGVPKEEILGKSGYEYGTPFYGHPRPILLDFIGKDPSRDYPMYEPTQSNLEGLATEIFVPLLHGGRGAYVWAKASALYDKDGNIAGAIQTIRDITDKKRVEIGTRVLYLVSTAASTPLADRDLLAKVFDILAEHLEIQIMFVSLLGEEGSNLTFPFFSRQELARHETLKHISMLSAEAWLSLSPQITDTRPEGLDNDKAQPALWFASPLRYGEQLLGSVVIALPENNHFVCEKDTHVLASVADHLALAISRNATEKALSQSEKKHRAIFENATEGIFQISLDHDLLSANPAMASIFGYDNMDSLMADAKGFLQRAISSPDRVRLLSQALKLGTAQNFELDAFMAGGKKTWISINMRTVKRSDGSISHLEGSVRDVSKRKKAERRLAIQKGLFQQLFDNSPQGILLLGKDGAPMDINPSFTSLFGYVRSDLHALFEMLLHPDSLDESYAFVSTVLSGTSVSTETQRRTKDGRIIPVSMLGYPYVLDGTISGAFFIFSDISERKNYEAQLTRQALRDNLTGLPNRVLFMDRLNRAMTRQQRNGEYRFAVLMIDLDSFKRVNDTLGHQAGDHLLQEVAARLTHCLRTMDTVARMGGDEFAVLLEDFQNNHEAIGITRRLLDTIRQPLKIQDRDVLVSASVGVVLQTARYTSPNDLLRDADISMYRSKELGKNQFKVFSKSMYEQVVQTVQLENDLRQALVEDEFELFFQPIYALSGQKLRGFEALIRWNHPQRGHLPPGEFIPVAEETGLVTEIGKWVMRRGCRVLAGWQSQFPGLDISLSLNLSPKDLLQASLVPVLTELLHETGLDARYIKLEITETAVMDNPEQATSRLERLQKMGFQIAMDDFGTGYSSLSYLQRLPIDILKIDRSFVQTMLENPNNLEIIKAIIGLGKILDLRIVAEGVETRQQLETLQELGCDLAQGFLLGRPMSKEQTESLMSACSENPST from the coding sequence ATGAGTATGCATCGCCTCTTGCAACGCCAGCTCAAGCGGGCCCGCCTAACCTTGCGGGAGTCGCCCGCAGACCTCGGGTCTTTCATGAACCTCGTCGATGACGCCTATCGCCAATTCGATGAAGAAAAGGAGGTTCTGGAAAGGGCTCTGGAAATCAGCTCCGCCGAGCTTGTGCGCCGCAACGAAGTCATGCGCGCCGTATTCATGGCCCTGCCGGACGTATTTCTGTGGATCACCCGCGACGGCCTGGTCAAGGATTGCCGTGGCGGCCTGCAAGCCCTCTTCGGGGTTGAACCGCTCAGCCTTTTAAAGAAGAACCTGCGCGAAATCCCGGATATCGCCGATCCCCAGGCGTTCTCCCTGGCCATGCGCATGTTGACCGAAACATCATTCTTCCAGGCCGAGTACGCCATCCACTCCACAGGCCGGACCCGGCACTACGAAGCCCGCTTCGCCAACCTCGAGGACAACCTGATTCTGGTCCTGATCCGGGACATTTCCGACCGCGCCATGGCCGAGGAGGCTCTCCTTGGAGTACAGCAACGCCTGGATCATATCATCGAATTTCTGCCCGACGCCACGCTGGTGGTCGACAACGAACACCGCGTCATAGCCTGGAACAGGGCCATAGAAGGCATGACCGGAGTTCCCAAAGAGGAAATCCTCGGCAAATCGGGCTATGAATACGGCACGCCCTTTTACGGACATCCGCGGCCCATTCTTCTGGACTTCATCGGCAAGGACCCAAGCCGCGACTACCCCATGTACGAGCCCACCCAGAGCAACCTCGAAGGGCTGGCCACGGAGATTTTTGTCCCGCTCCTTCACGGCGGGCGGGGAGCCTACGTCTGGGCCAAGGCCTCCGCGCTGTACGACAAGGACGGCAACATCGCCGGAGCGATCCAGACCATCCGGGACATCACCGACAAGAAGCGCGTCGAGATCGGAACCCGGGTCCTCTATCTGGTCTCCACCGCAGCCAGCACCCCCCTTGCGGACAGGGACCTGCTCGCCAAAGTCTTCGACATCCTGGCCGAGCACCTTGAAATCCAGATCATGTTCGTCTCTCTTCTTGGCGAAGAAGGCTCAAACCTCACGTTCCCATTTTTCAGCAGGCAAGAACTGGCCAGACACGAGACCTTGAAGCATATTTCCATGCTCTCCGCCGAGGCCTGGCTGTCTTTGTCCCCACAAATCACGGATACCAGGCCGGAGGGCCTGGACAATGACAAAGCGCAGCCCGCGTTGTGGTTTGCCTCTCCCCTGCGCTACGGGGAACAGCTGCTGGGATCCGTGGTCATCGCGCTGCCCGAGAACAATCACTTTGTCTGCGAAAAGGACACACACGTGCTGGCTTCGGTGGCAGACCATCTGGCGCTGGCCATTTCACGCAACGCCACGGAAAAAGCGCTGAGCCAAAGCGAGAAAAAGCACCGCGCCATCTTTGAAAACGCGACCGAAGGCATCTTCCAGATCTCGCTCGATCACGATCTCTTGAGCGCCAACCCGGCCATGGCCAGCATTTTCGGGTACGACAACATGGACAGCCTGATGGCCGACGCCAAGGGCTTCCTGCAACGCGCCATCTCCTCACCCGACCGGGTCCGGCTGTTGAGCCAGGCCCTGAAGCTCGGCACCGCTCAGAACTTCGAACTCGACGCGTTCATGGCAGGCGGAAAAAAAACCTGGATCTCGATCAACATGCGCACCGTAAAACGATCCGACGGTTCCATCAGCCACCTCGAAGGCTCCGTGCGCGATGTGTCCAAACGCAAAAAGGCCGAGCGCAGACTCGCCATCCAGAAAGGCCTCTTCCAGCAGCTCTTCGACAATTCCCCGCAAGGCATCCTGCTGCTGGGCAAGGACGGGGCGCCCATGGACATCAACCCGAGCTTCACCAGCCTTTTCGGTTACGTCAGAAGCGACCTCCATGCCCTTTTTGAGATGCTGTTGCACCCGGACAGCCTCGACGAAAGCTACGCCTTCGTCTCCACGGTGCTGAGCGGGACCTCGGTCAGCACGGAAACCCAGCGCAGGACCAAGGACGGACGAATCATTCCCGTCTCCATGCTCGGCTATCCCTATGTGCTGGACGGCACGATCTCCGGGGCATTCTTCATCTTCAGCGACATTTCCGAGCGCAAGAATTACGAAGCGCAGCTGACCAGGCAGGCCCTGCGCGACAACCTGACGGGGCTGCCCAACAGGGTGCTGTTCATGGACCGGCTGAACCGGGCCATGACCCGGCAGCAGCGCAACGGCGAATACCGTTTTGCCGTGCTCATGATCGACCTGGACAGCTTCAAGCGGGTCAACGACACCCTCGGCCATCAGGCCGGGGATCACCTGCTGCAGGAAGTGGCCGCGCGCCTGACCCATTGTCTGCGAACCATGGACACGGTGGCCCGCATGGGCGGAGACGAATTCGCCGTGCTGCTCGAAGACTTCCAGAACAATCATGAAGCCATCGGCATCACCCGCCGGCTCCTGGACACCATCCGCCAGCCCCTCAAGATTCAGGACCGGGACGTGCTGGTCAGCGCGTCTGTCGGCGTGGTGCTGCAGACCGCCCGCTACACCTCGCCCAACGACCTTTTGCGTGACGCCGACATCAGCATGTACCGCTCCAAGGAGCTGGGCAAAAACCAGTTCAAGGTCTTCAGCAAAAGCATGTACGAACAGGTCGTGCAGACCGTGCAGCTTGAAAACGACCTGCGCCAGGCCCTGGTCGAAGACGAATTCGAACTCTTTTTTCAGCCCATCTATGCCTTAAGCGGACAGAAACTCCGGGGATTCGAGGCGCTCATCCGCTGGAACCACCCACAGCGCGGCCACCTCCCTCCCGGAGAATTCATCCCCGTGGCCGAGGAGACCGGACTGGTCACCGAGATCGGCAAATGGGTCATGCGCCGCGGATGCCGGGTGCTGGCCGGATGGCAATCGCAATTCCCCGGACTTGACATCAGCCTGTCCCTGAACCTTTCGCCCAAAGATCTGCTGCAGGCATCGCTCGTTCCCGTACTGACGGAGCTGCTACATGAAACCGGCCTCGACGCGCGATACATCAAACTCGAGATCACTGAAACCGCGGTCATGGACAATCCCGAGCAAGCCACATCCAGGCTGGAGCGGCTGCAGAAAATGGGCTTCCAAATCGCCATGGACGATTTCGGCACCGGGTATTCGTCCCTGTCCTACCTGCAGCGCCTGCCCATCGACATCCTCAAGATCGACCGCTCTTTCGTGCAGACCATGCTCGAAAACCCCAACAACCTTGAGATCATCAAGGCCATCATCGGGCTGGGAAAAATCCTGGACCTGCGCATCGTGGCCGAGGGCGTGGAAACCCGGCAGCAGCTTGAAACCTTGCAGGAGCTCGGGTGCGACCTGGCTCAAGGATTTCTCCTCGGCCGGCCCATGTCCAAAGAACAGACCGAAAGCCTGATGTCCGCATGCAGCGAGAATCCGTCGACATGA
- a CDS encoding FIST signal transduction protein has protein sequence MHINSAGEWESDSTKACGQDAGLALVFWSDTDQKTVTAAVKSLKTHCPQAIIVGCSTGGIVSGGTFLENAMSATLVSFEKTRLASVAARLRDHEDTRGLCRHLAANLPSAGLTHVFVLSDGLLVNGCALASGLAEFLPAGVGITGGLAADGERFQLTSIVHGQEILFGGVLCLGFYGEALKIGQGTRGGWLPFGPERMITESHDNVLLELDGESALELYERYLGKHAKNLPASGHLFPLYLREAGSSNWVVRTILGLDRKSHALLFGGEMPRGATVRLMRGNMDNLLDGAQEAAERARLDDDDALAILVSCVGRKMLLKQFVDEEIDTVARILGPRTTLTGFYSYGEIACGEAGEACLLHNQTMMVTVLQEQR, from the coding sequence ATGCATATTAATTCCGCAGGAGAATGGGAATCCGACTCCACCAAGGCCTGCGGCCAGGACGCAGGTCTTGCGCTGGTATTCTGGTCCGACACGGACCAAAAGACCGTCACCGCCGCCGTGAAGTCCTTGAAGACGCATTGCCCGCAAGCGATCATCGTGGGCTGCTCCACAGGAGGCATCGTCTCCGGCGGGACATTTCTTGAGAACGCCATGTCCGCGACCCTGGTCTCCTTTGAAAAGACCCGCCTGGCGTCGGTCGCCGCGCGCCTGCGCGACCATGAGGACACGCGGGGCCTGTGCCGCCATCTGGCCGCCAACCTGCCCAGCGCCGGTTTGACCCATGTTTTTGTCCTCTCCGACGGCCTGCTCGTCAACGGATGCGCCCTGGCCTCCGGACTTGCGGAGTTCCTTCCCGCTGGCGTCGGAATCACCGGCGGCCTTGCGGCTGATGGCGAACGTTTTCAGCTCACATCCATCGTGCACGGCCAGGAGATTCTCTTTGGCGGCGTGCTTTGTCTGGGATTTTACGGTGAGGCGCTCAAAATCGGCCAGGGTACGCGTGGCGGATGGTTGCCCTTCGGCCCGGAACGGATGATCACCGAATCCCACGACAACGTTCTGCTGGAACTCGATGGAGAATCGGCCCTTGAACTCTACGAGCGCTACCTGGGCAAACACGCAAAAAATCTTCCGGCCAGCGGGCACCTCTTTCCTCTGTATTTACGCGAAGCCGGCAGTTCAAACTGGGTGGTGCGCACCATCCTTGGACTGGATCGGAAGAGCCACGCCCTCCTCTTCGGCGGAGAAATGCCCCGCGGCGCGACGGTTCGACTTATGCGCGGCAACATGGACAATCTTTTGGATGGCGCGCAGGAAGCGGCGGAGCGTGCCCGCCTGGATGACGACGACGCGCTGGCCATCCTGGTCAGCTGCGTGGGCCGCAAAATGCTGCTGAAGCAGTTCGTGGACGAAGAGATCGACACCGTGGCCCGAATTCTTGGCCCCCGCACGACCTTGACCGGCTTTTATTCCTATGGCGAAATCGCCTGCGGCGAAGCGGGAGAGGCATGCCTTCTGCACAATCAGACCATGATGGTCACCGTGCTGCAGGAGCAAAGATGA